A genomic stretch from Sporocytophaga myxococcoides DSM 11118 includes:
- a CDS encoding helical backbone metal receptor — protein MMEVYEDMLGQKIVLNKPVKRIVSLVPSVTEFLFDIGLGNEVVGVTRFCKYPDAVSDKLKVGGTKNVDIDKIDSLAPDLIIANKEENEKPAIDELQKRYPVWVGEVKTIDDAFVMMNNLGVLTGKVNNATNLITGIKDSISAFKSSTNLRACYLIWKKPFMTVGGDTFINSMMEKAGFENVFKDRTRYPITDLDEIMALSPDVILLSSEPYFFKEKDKVEIEQLCSGQTVKLINGEIFSWYGSRMRLASDYFKSLFKS, from the coding sequence ATGATGGAAGTTTACGAGGATATGCTTGGACAGAAGATTGTTCTTAACAAACCTGTAAAAAGGATTGTGAGTCTTGTTCCTTCAGTTACAGAATTTTTATTCGATATAGGTTTGGGAAATGAAGTGGTCGGAGTGACCAGATTCTGCAAATATCCTGATGCGGTTTCTGATAAACTGAAAGTTGGAGGGACAAAAAATGTTGACATTGATAAGATAGATTCCCTTGCTCCGGATCTGATCATTGCGAATAAAGAAGAAAATGAAAAGCCAGCAATAGATGAATTACAGAAAAGATATCCGGTATGGGTTGGTGAAGTAAAGACTATTGATGACGCATTTGTAATGATGAATAATTTAGGGGTATTAACAGGAAAAGTTAATAACGCGACAAATTTGATAACAGGAATTAAAGATTCCATCTCTGCATTCAAATCCTCAACAAATCTTCGGGCATGTTACCTTATCTGGAAAAAACCATTTATGACAGTAGGAGGAGATACTTTTATCAATTCTATGATGGAAAAGGCCGGTTTTGAAAATGTATTTAAAGACAGGACTAGATATCCCATAACAGATTTAGATGAAATTATGGCTCTTTCGCCGGATGTAATTCTGTTATCTTCAGAACCTTATTTTTTTAAGGAAAAAGACAAGGTGGAGATAGAACAACTCTGCTCCGGACAGACCGTTAAACTCATTAACGGGGAGATTTTTTCCTGGTATGGAAGCAGAATGAGATTAGCATCAGATTATTTCAAATCTTTGTTTAAGTCCTGA
- a CDS encoding glycoside hydrolase family 9 protein, protein MIQKNVLILILSICFLYNKSTAQSKGYKLDFNSNDWKPSYSHPDFAVKNTDGILNIDAQAVGSNYENFVGYFPKTDLSFNPFVYVKVKTQYPVKFELRLLDKANKETNDNSPKISVSPSEEYQWITFDYTNKFKQSWPTNDTVNSREIVKLAIILNGGGPDYTGWVYIDEIIFGDSNSVKLPYDPVVYQPKVNQLGYLIKSPKVAIIPSNKRLNFQIIEKATGVPVFKNTTSAPSKWQYSEESVVKADFSELEQEGHYYLLAEGLKASFDFAISDTVLNNLQTAAIKAFYFNRASIDITEPYGGKWSRAKGHPDDKVLIHSSAASDERPEGTIISSPKGWYDAGDYNKYVVPAGISVWQLLSSWEYFRSETNTLNLAIPESINNLPDILDEALWEIEWIQSMQDPVDGGVYHKLTNAEFDPMVMPTDATTPRYVVKKTTAAALNFASMLTKASRVYGQFPEYKTDIANSWLAQAEKAWEWALAHPDEQYDQDLINQNYDPDVHTGDYGLQSYNIDWADEWFWASVELYIATGKQKYLNKINFPDKPVEVPKWSNTEFMGIISLLKNKDKFSSYDAEHAESRLISFAIVLNEYAKKSSYGTSIGAMAWDFGWNSNANAANHSMILLHAYELTENKEYFNTALSNIDYLLGRNPLNYCFVTGFGTQSPQHPHHRISFADGVSEPVPGLIVNGPHNDDLSFCTYLTTIPAFTYLDDECSAPTNEVAININSALVYSLNALKSIYDEKILSPVKKKASEEKIDLYPNPNDGTFEVAVPEIFKNGQWKLMNTNGNQIAQGVLDSEAKQEFSFQNIPAGLYLLIFDKDENQVRMKVNVY, encoded by the coding sequence ATGATACAAAAGAACGTATTGATTTTAATCCTGTCCATTTGTTTCCTTTATAATAAATCAACCGCACAATCTAAGGGTTACAAACTCGATTTTAACAGCAATGACTGGAAACCTTCCTATAGCCATCCGGACTTCGCCGTAAAAAATACGGATGGTATTCTGAACATCGATGCTCAAGCTGTGGGATCAAATTATGAAAATTTTGTAGGCTATTTTCCTAAAACAGATTTAAGCTTTAATCCTTTTGTATATGTAAAAGTCAAAACTCAATATCCTGTAAAGTTTGAACTTAGGTTACTTGATAAGGCGAATAAAGAAACGAACGACAATAGCCCAAAAATTTCCGTTTCTCCAAGTGAAGAATATCAATGGATCACATTTGATTATACTAATAAATTCAAACAAAGCTGGCCGACAAATGATACTGTCAACAGTAGAGAGATTGTAAAATTAGCCATCATACTCAATGGAGGCGGCCCCGATTATACAGGATGGGTTTACATTGACGAAATCATTTTCGGAGATTCTAATTCAGTGAAGCTTCCTTATGATCCTGTTGTTTATCAGCCTAAAGTAAATCAGTTAGGCTATCTTATCAAATCACCGAAAGTTGCTATCATTCCTTCCAATAAAAGACTTAATTTTCAAATTATAGAAAAGGCAACAGGAGTTCCTGTTTTCAAGAACACTACATCTGCACCTTCAAAATGGCAATATTCTGAGGAATCAGTTGTAAAAGCTGACTTTTCCGAACTTGAACAGGAAGGGCATTATTATCTTTTAGCCGAAGGATTAAAAGCTTCCTTTGACTTTGCAATAAGTGACACTGTTTTAAATAATCTGCAAACTGCTGCCATAAAGGCTTTTTATTTTAACAGAGCTTCTATTGACATAACAGAGCCATATGGAGGAAAATGGAGCCGTGCGAAAGGGCATCCTGATGATAAGGTACTCATTCATTCCTCAGCTGCTTCTGATGAAAGACCGGAAGGCACGATTATCTCTTCTCCTAAAGGCTGGTATGATGCCGGAGACTATAATAAGTATGTTGTTCCCGCGGGAATATCAGTATGGCAGCTGCTTTCATCATGGGAATACTTCAGGTCTGAGACTAATACTTTGAATTTAGCGATTCCCGAAAGCATTAATAATCTTCCCGATATACTTGATGAAGCGCTCTGGGAAATAGAATGGATACAGTCTATGCAGGACCCTGTTGATGGTGGTGTGTATCATAAGCTTACGAATGCCGAATTTGATCCCATGGTAATGCCAACAGATGCAACTACTCCGAGATATGTTGTAAAAAAAACCACTGCCGCTGCCCTGAACTTTGCTTCTATGCTGACAAAAGCCAGCAGGGTATACGGGCAATTTCCCGAATATAAAACAGACATTGCGAATTCCTGGCTTGCCCAGGCTGAAAAGGCATGGGAATGGGCTCTTGCTCATCCTGACGAACAATATGATCAGGATTTGATCAACCAGAACTATGATCCTGATGTACATACAGGTGACTATGGTTTGCAAAGTTATAATATTGACTGGGCGGATGAGTGGTTCTGGGCTTCGGTAGAATTATACATTGCAACAGGAAAACAGAAGTATTTAAATAAAATAAATTTTCCTGACAAGCCTGTTGAAGTGCCTAAATGGTCGAACACGGAGTTTATGGGAATTATTTCATTGTTAAAAAATAAAGACAAATTTTCTTCCTATGATGCCGAACATGCAGAAAGCCGTTTGATATCATTTGCTATTGTTCTAAATGAATATGCCAAAAAATCTTCATATGGTACCTCTATTGGAGCTATGGCCTGGGACTTTGGCTGGAACAGCAATGCCAATGCAGCAAACCATTCTATGATTTTGCTTCATGCTTATGAGCTTACAGAGAATAAGGAGTATTTCAACACAGCATTATCAAATATAGATTACCTGCTCGGAAGGAACCCATTGAACTATTGCTTTGTAACAGGCTTTGGAACTCAATCACCTCAACATCCTCATCATCGCATTTCCTTTGCAGATGGAGTGAGTGAGCCCGTACCTGGTTTAATTGTTAATGGTCCCCATAATGATGATCTCAGCTTTTGCACCTATCTTACTACTATACCAGCCTTCACCTACCTCGATGATGAATGCAGCGCTCCGACTAACGAGGTGGCTATTAATATCAACTCTGCGCTTGTGTATTCATTGAATGCTTTAAAAAGTATTTATGATGAAAAGATTCTTAGTCCTGTAAAAAAAAAGGCTTCAGAAGAAAAAATAGACTTGTATCCCAATCCAAATGACGGCACTTTTGAAGTTGCAGTTCCTGAAATATTTAAAAATGGTCAGTGGAAACTAATGAATACAAATGGAAATCAGATTGCACAAGGAGTGCTTGATTCAGAGGCAAAGCAGGAGTTTTCATTTCAGAATATACCTGCCGGATTATATTTGCTAATTTTTGATAAAGATGAAAACCAAGTAAGAATGAAGGTGAATGTTTATTAA
- the aroB gene encoding 3-dehydroquinate synthase, with protein MSNQLVVITTSIREELNKFLRERKFSRIVLLADENTYKYCFPLLGLNLPEEQIIVIKSGEEQKNLRTCEYIWDKLTDLRLDRKALLINLGGGVIGDMGGFCAATYKRGISFVQVPTTLLAQVDASVGGKLGIDFHLFKNHIGVFRIPDAVLIDTIFLKTLPNNELRSGFAEIIKHTLIADKSKWEEIRQKSLAQQEWQNLVEHSVLIKKKVTEEDPEEKGLRKILNFGHTIGHAIESYFLNIPHKKLLHGEAIAIGMICEAYISMKKGFISQQELNEIKNYIIAIFGKTEIFEYDSEKILPLTLQDKKNEQDEILGSLLNPIGHSTYNHPLTFKDIMDSIRFYSL; from the coding sequence ATGAGCAACCAATTAGTAGTCATCACAACAAGCATCAGAGAAGAACTGAACAAGTTTTTAAGAGAAAGAAAATTTTCTAGAATTGTATTGCTTGCAGATGAAAATACATACAAATATTGTTTTCCTCTCTTAGGCCTGAACCTGCCGGAAGAACAAATAATTGTAATAAAAAGCGGTGAAGAGCAAAAGAATTTGCGCACTTGTGAGTACATTTGGGATAAGCTCACAGACCTTAGACTCGACAGAAAAGCATTGCTTATCAACCTTGGCGGGGGCGTCATTGGGGATATGGGCGGATTTTGTGCTGCTACATACAAAAGAGGAATATCATTTGTGCAAGTGCCTACCACCCTTCTGGCACAAGTGGATGCAAGTGTAGGAGGCAAATTAGGTATTGATTTTCATCTGTTCAAAAATCATATAGGAGTCTTTCGTATTCCTGATGCAGTGCTTATCGATACTATTTTTCTAAAGACTTTACCAAACAATGAACTACGTTCCGGGTTTGCAGAAATAATAAAACATACACTCATAGCTGACAAGAGCAAGTGGGAAGAGATAAGACAAAAGAGTCTTGCTCAGCAAGAGTGGCAAAACCTTGTAGAACATTCAGTGCTGATAAAGAAAAAAGTTACAGAAGAAGATCCGGAGGAAAAAGGACTGAGAAAAATTCTGAACTTTGGCCACACAATCGGCCATGCGATAGAAAGCTACTTTCTGAATATACCTCACAAAAAATTGCTGCATGGCGAGGCAATTGCAATAGGAATGATTTGCGAGGCTTATATATCAATGAAAAAAGGCTTTATTTCGCAACAGGAACTGAATGAAATAAAAAATTATATCATTGCAATTTTTGGAAAAACAGAAATTTTTGAATACGATTCGGAAAAAATTCTACCTTTAACTTTGCAGGACAAAAAAAATGAGCAAGATGAAATACTAGGTTCCTTATTAAACCCGATAGGGCATTCAACCTATAATCATCCTCTCACATTTAAAGACATAATGGATTCAATTCGTTTTTATTCTTTATAA
- a CDS encoding RNA ligase family protein — protein MSLSNKYGRTYHYPFSPGTSSDDRISHHYWNDMSVIKQVVHTEKLDGENSCLNKYGVFARSHAAPTVHPWARHLQQKWELIKNDLGDLEIFGENLYAIHSIKYVNLPEHFFVFGVREHDQWLSWEETKFYAAMLDFSTVPEIKTVNPSNEEEFRKEVLSIVCQQSVFGSEDVHTKSACTMEGLVTRNAEGYTVDAFKNNVFKYVRKGHVKTDEHWTRNWKRAPLLREKGDRYVEDL, from the coding sequence ATGAGTCTTTCTAATAAATACGGAAGGACATATCATTATCCCTTTTCTCCTGGTACATCCAGCGACGACAGGATAAGCCATCATTATTGGAATGATATGTCCGTTATAAAACAGGTGGTCCATACAGAAAAACTGGATGGTGAAAACTCCTGCCTGAATAAATATGGTGTGTTTGCACGCTCACATGCTGCCCCTACGGTGCATCCATGGGCAAGGCATCTGCAACAGAAATGGGAATTGATCAAGAACGATCTGGGAGATCTGGAGATTTTTGGTGAAAATCTTTATGCCATTCATTCTATAAAATATGTAAACCTTCCTGAACACTTCTTTGTGTTTGGAGTAAGAGAACATGATCAATGGCTATCCTGGGAAGAGACTAAGTTCTATGCAGCAATGCTTGATTTTAGTACCGTACCTGAAATTAAAACAGTGAACCCTTCAAACGAAGAGGAGTTTAGAAAAGAAGTCCTTTCAATCGTATGTCAGCAAAGTGTATTCGGATCAGAAGATGTTCATACAAAATCGGCATGTACGATGGAGGGTCTGGTAACGCGCAATGCAGAAGGCTATACTGTTGACGCCTTTAAGAATAATGTATTCAAATATGTAAGAAAAGGACACGTAAAGACAGACGAACATTGGACGAGAAACTGGAAACGTGCGCCCTTATTAAGAGAGAAAGGAGACCGGTATGTGGAAGATCTTTAG
- a CDS encoding tetratricopeptide repeat protein, translating to MKRITFVFLLLMLSRLSFSQVIDPKAKTLYESGNQKLKEGKFQESVDDFTAAIAIQPDYQEALLGRTEANDKLGNNFQSMEDLDKLTKLNPKNADYFFRKAKLKSKIGLDDEALLDYSQLIMIDPKHFSALYERGILYNLMGMYEEAFIDFKKCSEIKPTAEILYTLGVLSYRLGRDSDAVNYFTKSITFDSQNKNYFIYRAKANNRLGNYNQAMADVKIAMKLSPEDAEVYFILGMTYQYLRDFTNALAALDKAIMIKKDEFDFYFFRASIRTNLGNLQAAIEDYDQSSKLMPDKMDVYLNRGNLYMKLNNFDKAESDYTKYLELNPGNFSLYQKRAEANIGRGKFREAVNDLNTLIEIRSSSAQAHYLRGVAKLNLNEKEEACKDLTKSIELGSSQASELIKANCN from the coding sequence ATGAAAAGAATTACATTTGTTTTTTTACTGTTAATGCTCTCCAGACTCAGTTTTAGTCAGGTTATAGATCCAAAGGCTAAGACTTTGTATGAAAGTGGAAACCAGAAGCTAAAAGAAGGGAAATTTCAGGAATCGGTTGATGATTTTACTGCAGCAATAGCAATTCAACCGGATTATCAGGAAGCTTTGCTTGGAAGAACAGAGGCAAATGATAAACTGGGTAACAACTTCCAATCCATGGAAGATCTTGACAAGCTAACCAAGCTAAACCCCAAAAACGCAGATTATTTTTTCCGAAAAGCAAAACTGAAATCTAAGATCGGTCTGGATGATGAAGCTTTGTTGGATTACTCCCAGCTCATCATGATTGATCCAAAGCATTTTTCTGCATTATATGAAAGAGGAATTTTGTATAATCTTATGGGGATGTATGAAGAGGCTTTTATTGATTTTAAAAAATGCAGCGAAATAAAGCCTACAGCAGAGATATTATATACACTAGGAGTACTTAGCTATAGGTTGGGAAGAGATTCGGATGCCGTTAATTATTTTACCAAATCGATCACCTTCGATAGTCAAAATAAGAACTATTTCATCTATCGTGCAAAGGCTAATAACAGGCTTGGGAATTATAATCAGGCTATGGCAGATGTGAAGATTGCAATGAAACTTTCCCCTGAAGATGCAGAGGTATATTTCATTCTCGGAATGACATATCAGTATCTGAGAGATTTTACAAATGCACTCGCAGCATTGGATAAAGCAATTATGATCAAGAAAGATGAATTTGATTTTTACTTTTTCAGAGCTTCAATCAGAACAAATCTTGGAAATTTGCAGGCAGCAATAGAAGATTATGACCAAAGTTCTAAACTAATGCCTGATAAAATGGATGTTTATTTAAACAGAGGTAATCTATATATGAAGTTGAATAATTTTGATAAAGCAGAATCCGATTACACTAAATATCTTGAACTCAATCCGGGAAATTTTTCACTATATCAAAAACGTGCTGAAGCAAATATTGGGAGAGGCAAATTCAGAGAAGCAGTAAACGATCTTAACACTCTGATAGAAATAAGATCTTCAAGTGCTCAAGCGCATTATTTAAGAGGAGTAGCAAAGCTTAATCTGAATGAAAAAGAAGAAGCCTGTAAAGATCTAACCAAGTCAATTGAGTTAGGATCTTCACAGGCTTCAGAGTTGATCAAAGCAAATTGCAATTGA
- a CDS encoding helix-turn-helix domain-containing protein yields the protein MKKIIPSKGKFAKQLLLLPLIAAVVSMYFSYQSDWMIYPTMKVSSYSDKPNDHGNSELHFLDTTDHKLLFEYTLNNGAPYPYLGVSIFPESGFVDLSGFDYLEIEIEADNSKRIPIHILVNVPGFSTSKDAVSYRQMEQEIDYSSDQKIYKLYISKFKTPSWWFTKWQVNEDKVGQPDYSQVPSFSIQNCQLLKTGVRERIKVSYVKAGKDNRLPITIIASFTFLFYGMVFLYKKLKQKTPSVNQFPYQKLDVANIADEEAQKLIQYMAENYHREELNSEVIQKELGMTENKITSLFKTTLNTTAKKYLNTIRLQEACRLLTETDRQVSDIAYKVGYANIPHFNRVFKENLGCSPNEYRKNLLKTS from the coding sequence ATGAAAAAGATAATTCCTTCTAAAGGAAAGTTTGCCAAACAGCTGCTGCTACTTCCCTTGATTGCAGCAGTTGTTTCAATGTATTTTTCATATCAGTCAGACTGGATGATTTATCCCACAATGAAGGTCTCTTCTTATAGTGACAAGCCTAATGATCACGGTAATTCGGAGCTTCATTTCCTTGATACCACAGATCATAAACTTCTATTTGAATACACCTTAAATAATGGAGCTCCTTATCCATACCTTGGTGTTTCTATTTTCCCGGAATCAGGATTTGTGGACCTTTCAGGTTTTGATTACCTGGAAATCGAAATAGAAGCTGATAACTCTAAAAGGATTCCTATTCACATTCTTGTAAATGTACCCGGATTTTCCACTTCTAAAGACGCAGTGAGCTATCGTCAAATGGAACAGGAAATTGATTATTCTTCTGATCAAAAAATTTACAAACTATACATTAGCAAGTTTAAGACGCCAAGCTGGTGGTTTACCAAGTGGCAGGTGAATGAAGACAAAGTTGGTCAGCCGGATTATTCCCAGGTTCCTTCTTTTTCCATACAAAATTGCCAATTATTGAAAACGGGAGTAAGGGAAAGAATTAAAGTGTCTTATGTAAAAGCAGGAAAGGACAACCGGTTGCCTATTACTATTATAGCTTCCTTTACTTTTCTATTTTATGGCATGGTTTTCCTTTATAAAAAATTGAAGCAGAAGACCCCTTCCGTCAATCAATTTCCTTATCAAAAACTTGATGTAGCTAACATCGCTGATGAGGAGGCACAAAAACTAATTCAGTATATGGCTGAGAACTATCATCGGGAAGAGCTTAATTCTGAAGTAATACAAAAAGAATTAGGGATGACAGAAAATAAAATCACCTCCCTTTTTAAAACAACTTTGAATACCACCGCAAAAAAATACCTTAATACAATCCGACTTCAGGAGGCTTGCAGATTATTGACTGAAACAGACAGACAGGTAAGCGATATTGCCTACAAAGTGGGTTATGCTAATATTCCTCATTTTAACAGAGTGTTTAAAGAAAATCTCGGGTGTTCGCCAAATGAATACCGGAAAAACCTGTTAAAAACCTCCTGA
- a CDS encoding AAA family ATPase, with product MWKIFSTYDWDKLKSEFEWIRDMQGVPQDPIFHGEGDVEVHTRMVAEALTSLDEFKSLDEQNQHILFASALLHDVEKRSTTVIEDDGRITSKGHAKKGEITARNILYTEIETPFFIREAIAKLVRHHGLPLWIFEKEDPVKAAISASLEVNTEHLALLAQADVLGRECPDKDELLYKIDLFRELCREHDCFGKAKQFHDNLSKFYYLSRKESGADFVPFDDTKFEVIIMAGIPGAGKDTYVKKHFSDLPVVSLDDIRRRLKIAPTDSKGNGTVIQAAKEAAKVYMRARKSFVWNATNITSSMREQLIDLFTSYGGRVKIIYIEVPYKVLVKQNENREYSVPLNVVQRMIMKLEVPSAVEAHEVLYIVGN from the coding sequence ATGTGGAAGATCTTTAGTACATACGATTGGGATAAATTAAAATCAGAATTTGAATGGATCAGGGACATGCAGGGTGTCCCTCAGGATCCCATTTTTCATGGTGAAGGGGATGTTGAAGTCCATACAAGAATGGTTGCCGAAGCATTGACCAGTCTTGATGAATTCAAATCCCTTGATGAACAGAATCAGCATATTCTTTTTGCTTCAGCATTGTTACATGATGTCGAAAAAAGATCTACTACAGTCATTGAAGATGATGGAAGGATCACTTCGAAAGGGCATGCTAAAAAAGGTGAGATTACAGCCAGGAACATTTTGTATACGGAGATAGAGACTCCGTTTTTCATCAGAGAAGCAATAGCCAAACTTGTACGACATCATGGTTTGCCACTTTGGATATTTGAAAAGGAAGATCCAGTGAAAGCTGCGATCAGTGCGAGCCTTGAAGTGAATACAGAACACCTGGCTCTCCTGGCTCAGGCAGACGTGCTAGGAAGAGAATGCCCTGACAAAGATGAATTGCTTTATAAGATCGACTTGTTCAGAGAATTATGCAGAGAGCATGACTGCTTTGGTAAAGCAAAGCAGTTTCATGATAATCTCTCTAAGTTTTATTATTTAAGCAGAAAAGAAAGCGGAGCAGACTTTGTACCTTTTGATGATACGAAATTTGAAGTAATCATAATGGCTGGTATTCCCGGTGCAGGAAAGGATACTTATGTGAAAAAGCATTTCTCTGATCTGCCTGTGGTTTCGCTGGATGACATAAGACGCAGACTAAAGATTGCTCCAACAGATTCTAAAGGAAACGGAACGGTCATTCAGGCAGCAAAAGAAGCGGCGAAAGTTTATATGAGAGCAAGGAAATCTTTTGTGTGGAATGCCACTAATATCACTAGTTCCATGAGGGAACAGTTAATTGATCTGTTTACTTCTTATGGAGGCAGAGTGAAGATCATTTATATTGAAGTTCCTTATAAAGTTCTTGTGAAGCAAAATGAAAACAGGGAATATTCTGTGCCTTTAAATGTAGTACAGAGGATGATAATGAAGCTGGAAGTGCCTTCGGCAGTGGAGGCGCATGAGGTACTTTATATAGTTGGAAATTGA
- the aroA gene encoding 3-phosphoshikimate 1-carboxyvinyltransferase, with product MAKKKLKAKTMAKKAAVKKAAGKKATAKKAAAKKATAKKAVSKKTTAKKTVAKKAAAKKATGKKAATKKVASKKTTAKKSVAKKAAGKKAVAKKVTGKKAAVKKAVAKKATAKKAVGKKVAGKKAVAKKAVSKKAVSKKAVAKKTTAKKAVVAKKAVAKKTVAKKAVVAKKAVAKKTVAKKTVAKKAVAKKTVAKKPATKKVTTEVISQVQPEITQTEQISPSAQENVLSINKLSQTIEVAINPPASKSESNRVLVINALAGGSAKLENLSNARDTQTLINLLKSEDDVFDVLDAGTTMRFLTAYSAVTGKEVVLTGTKRMKERPIGILVDALRQLGAEIEYEGKEGFPPIKIAGFDKEKAENNRIQIRGDVSSQYISALLMIAPLLPNGLVLELTGKVSSKPYIEMTLDLLFHFGIESEWEGNYITIKNQEFIPADYTVESDWSAASYWYAIAALAPDAKIELSGYKYGSIQGDSKIADFMDLLGVKTTYLEEGISLESQEVKGVESLDFSDNPDLAQTIAVIAAAKGIELTLTGLESLRIKETDRITALQNELKKFGSDLVEVEENSVYKIVKGDFEVNGQEVETYEDHRMALAFAPLAVLGPIKIENPGVVEKSYPHFWDDLEKAGFSF from the coding sequence ATGGCAAAAAAGAAACTGAAAGCTAAAACAATGGCCAAGAAAGCAGCCGTAAAAAAAGCAGCGGGCAAGAAAGCTACCGCGAAGAAAGCAGCTGCGAAAAAGGCTACAGCTAAGAAAGCTGTAAGCAAAAAGACCACCGCTAAAAAAACAGTGGCTAAGAAAGCTGCTGCTAAAAAAGCTACCGGCAAAAAAGCTGCCACCAAAAAGGTTGCATCTAAAAAAACTACTGCTAAAAAATCAGTTGCTAAGAAAGCAGCAGGTAAAAAAGCAGTAGCTAAAAAAGTGACCGGTAAAAAAGCAGCTGTAAAAAAAGCAGTAGCTAAAAAAGCTACAGCAAAAAAAGCAGTTGGCAAAAAGGTGGCTGGCAAAAAAGCTGTTGCTAAGAAAGCAGTTTCCAAAAAGGCCGTTAGCAAAAAAGCTGTTGCTAAAAAAACTACAGCTAAAAAAGCTGTTGTTGCTAAAAAGGCGGTAGCTAAGAAAACTGTAGCTAAAAAAGCAGTAGTCGCTAAAAAGGCTGTTGCTAAGAAGACAGTCGCTAAAAAGACTGTTGCTAAAAAAGCTGTTGCTAAAAAGACAGTCGCTAAAAAGCCTGCAACTAAAAAAGTAACTACTGAAGTAATTTCTCAAGTTCAGCCTGAAATTACGCAGACAGAACAAATCTCTCCTTCTGCTCAGGAAAATGTTCTAAGCATCAACAAACTATCTCAAACTATTGAAGTTGCAATCAACCCTCCTGCTTCGAAGAGCGAAAGTAACCGTGTATTGGTTATTAATGCACTTGCAGGTGGTTCTGCAAAACTCGAAAACCTTTCAAATGCCAGAGATACGCAAACGTTAATTAACCTTCTTAAATCAGAAGATGATGTGTTTGACGTGCTTGATGCCGGCACTACTATGAGATTCCTTACTGCATATAGCGCAGTAACCGGAAAAGAAGTAGTACTTACAGGTACAAAAAGAATGAAGGAAAGACCTATTGGAATTCTGGTAGACGCACTAAGACAACTTGGTGCTGAAATTGAGTATGAAGGAAAAGAAGGTTTCCCTCCTATTAAAATTGCAGGTTTCGATAAAGAAAAGGCTGAAAATAACAGAATTCAGATCAGAGGCGATGTTAGCAGCCAGTATATTTCTGCTCTTCTGATGATCGCTCCTCTGCTTCCAAACGGTCTGGTTCTTGAACTTACAGGAAAAGTAAGCTCTAAACCATACATCGAAATGACTCTAGATCTTCTTTTCCATTTTGGAATAGAAAGCGAATGGGAAGGCAATTACATTACAATCAAAAATCAGGAATTTATCCCTGCTGATTATACAGTGGAATCTGACTGGTCTGCTGCGAGCTACTGGTATGCTATAGCTGCTTTAGCACCTGATGCTAAAATTGAGCTAAGCGGCTACAAATATGGTTCAATCCAGGGCGACAGCAAAATTGCTGATTTTATGGATCTTTTAGGAGTAAAAACAACATACCTTGAAGAAGGTATCTCTCTTGAAAGCCAGGAAGTAAAAGGCGTTGAATCACTAGACTTCTCTGACAATCCTGATCTTGCTCAAACTATCGCTGTAATTGCTGCAGCTAAAGGTATTGAGCTTACATTGACAGGTCTTGAAAGCCTTAGAATAAAAGAAACTGACAGAATCACCGCTCTTCAGAACGAACTTAAAAAATTCGGAAGCGACCTGGTTGAAGTAGAAGAAAACTCTGTATACAAAATTGTAAAAGGAGACTTCGAAGTAAACGGTCAGGAAGTTGAAACTTATGAAGATCACCGTATGGCTCTAGCTTTTGCTCCTCTGGCTGTATTGGGACCAATTAAGATTGAAAACCCTGGAGTAGTAGAAAAATCTTATCCTCACTTCTGGGATGATCTGGAAAAAGCAGGATTTAGTTTCTAA